In Deefgea piscis, the genomic window ACTCGGTTCAGTCTACCAAGGTCAAGTTGTCATCAATAGCGGCTTAAAATCTGGCGACAAAGTGATTGTCGAAGGCCAAATGAAAGCGCCACCAGGCTCAATTGTTAAACCTATTCCTGCTAGCTCACCCGCTACGGCCAGCAAATAATCGGAGTCGGTATGTTTTCTAAATTTTTTATTGAACGGCCCATCTTTGCCAGCGTGATCTCGATCATTATCGTGATCCTTGGCCTCGCTGGGATGAAGTCTTTGCCGATTGAGCAATACCCGGGGATTACTCCGCCGGTTGTATCGGTCACAGCGTTTTTTCCTGGCGCGACTCCTGAAGTCATCGCACAAACTGTTGCCGCACCACTAGAGCAACAGATTAATGGCGTTGAAAAAATGCTTTATGTGCAATCTGGCTCTGCCTCAAACGGCCAGATGAATATGAACGTTTATTTCGCCATTGGTACGGATCCCGATCAAGCCACCATTAACGTGAACAATCGCGTTTCTGCGGCGATGGCGCAATTACCTGAAGAGGTAAAACGCCAAGGTGTGACGGTCAAAAAGAAATCGACTTCGATCTTGAACGTGATTGCGATCAACTCACCGAATGGCCGGTACGATACAACCTACCTATCCAACTATGCATTACTGAATATTGTTGATGAAATAAAACGCATTCCTGGCGTGGGTGATTTGACGATGTTCGGGGGTACTGATTACGCAATGCGCGTATGGCTACGTCCTGATCGCTTAGCCCAATTAAGCCTAACGCCAAGCGATGTGATTAGCGCGATTCGCGAACAAAATGCGCAATTCTCTGCGGGTAAAATTGGCGCACAGCCAACCACAGAAGCCATTGACTTCACTTATACCGTCAACGCACAAGGCCGCCTTAAATCAGTAGAAGAATTTAATAACATCATCGTACGCTCAACCGCTGATGGTGCAACGATTCGACTTAAAGACGTCGCTCGCGTTGAAATTGGCGGCAAGGATTACGACCTTAAAGCCAGTATTAATGGCAAATCAGCCGTCGCCATGGGGATTTATTTACAACCAGGCGCCAATGCCATCGGTGTTGCAGCAGCAATCACCAAAAAAATGGACGAGCTAAAAAAACGTTTCCCCGAAGGCATTGAATACTCAATCCCATACGACACCACAACCTTCGTTAAAATTTCAATCGAAGAAGTTGTTCATACGCTAGCTGAAGCCATCGTATTGGTGTTTTTGGTGGTGTATCTGTTTCTACAAAACTTTAGAGCAACGCTTATTCCGTGTATTGCAGTGCCAATTTCATTAATTGGTACTTTTGCCGGTATGCTCGCGTTTGGCTTCTCTATCAACTTATTGACTCTATTTGGTTTAGTGCTGGCCATTGGTATCGTGGTCGATGATGCAATCGTGGTGCTTGAGAACGTCGAACGGATCATGAGTGAAACGAAGTGCTCAGCCAAAGACGCCTCAATTAAAGCGATGGAAGAAGTATCTGGCCCCGTCGTGGCGATTGTTTTAGTGCTTTGCGCGGTATTCTTGCCCGTCGCCTTTATGGGCGGCATGACCGGTGTGATGTACCAACAGTTTGCCGTTACCATTGCGATTTCAGTCGTGATTTCCGGCATTGTGGCATTAACGCTCACGCCAGCACTGTGCGCGATTATGCTTAAAAACGCACACCATGAGCCAAATCGCTTCTTTAAAGCGTTTAACCGTAATTTCGATAAAATCACCAACGGCTATGTGAGCGGCGTGTCATTTTTAAATCGCCGCGTTGCCATTGCGTTTATGATTTTTGCCGGCATTATTGCTTCGATGTTCGTCTTGCTAAAACAAGTGCCTAGCTCTTTGGTACCCGATGAAGATCAAGGTTACTTGCTCAGTGCGGTAATGCTGCCTGACGCTGCCTCACTCAATCGCACCGAAGCCACCAGCGCTAGCTTTGACAAAATGCTCATGGCGAATAAAAACGTTGAAAACGTTGTGTCATTTGCTGGTTTTGACCTACTTTCTGGCGCTGTCATTAGTAGCGGCGGCGTTTCTTTCGTCACCCTCAAAGACTGGTCTGAACGACAAGGTAAAGGCGACAGCTCATTTGATCTAGCCAACACCTTCCAAGGCATGGCATATATGGGCATTAAAGACGGCTTTGCAGCCACCTTTAACCCCCCTCCAATTAGCGGTATGTCAACGACTGGCGGTATTGAGGGTTACTACCAAAATCGTGGCACAGGTGACATTGCGACCTTCTCTGCGGCAGTCAATGAATTTGTGGCACAAGCTAAAAAACGCCCCGAATTCGCGAGTGTCTCAACCACATTCCGCGCCAATGTACCGCAAATCTATCTTGATCTTGATCGAGAAAAAGCCAAAGCACTTGGCGTGAATGTGAACCAAGTTTTTGATGCAATGTCTGCCACCTTTGGTCAGGTTTATGTCAATGACTTTAACCAGTTTGGCCGTACTTACCGCGTTCAATTGCAATCTGAAGCCGACTATCGCGCTCGCCCAGACGATATTCGTAACGTCTACGTGCGTTCAGACAAAGGCACAATGATTCCACTGACTAGCTTGGTTCATGTTAAGACATCAATGGGGCCAGAGCTGGTTGAGCGTTTTAATGTATTCCAAGCTGCAAAAATCATGGCAACACCCGCTCAAGGCGTAAGCTCAGGGCAGGCAATTAAAGCACTGGAAGAAGTCGAAGCTGAAATGGGCGCTACTGACTACAAACTTGAATGGACTGGCTCAGCGTATCAAGAGCAAGCATCAAGTGGCACTGCCGCGACTGCATTCTTGATGGGTATTTTGATGGTGTTCTTAATCTTGGCTGCACAGTATGAGCGCTGGAGTTTGCCATTTGCGGTCATCACTGCTGTGCCATTTGCGTTGTTTGGTGCCCTACTGGCGGTATACCTCACTGGTCAGACCAATAACGTTTACTTCCAGGTGGGTCTCATTACCTTAGTAGGATTGGCGGCTAAAAATGCGATTCTAATCGTTGAATTTGCCATTATGAAATACGAAGAAGGTGAAACACTACTCAATGCAGCACTCGAAGCAGCTCGTTTACGCTTTCGCCCTATCGTTATGACCTCACTGGCCTTTATCTTAGGTTGTGTACCGCTAGTAACCTCCAGCGGCGCAGGTTCAGGTAGCCGTTTTGCACTGGGTGTGCCGGTAATTGGCGGCATGTTGGCAGCCACATTTATTGCCATTTTCTTTATTCCACTCTTTTTCCGACTGATCATGCAAATGACAGAGAAAAAATCAAAACCAGAAGGAGAGAATCATGCTTAAAACCATTCTTTCCCTCAGCGTCGCCCTCGCCTTTACCGGCTGCGCTTTCACACCAGACAATGTATTGCCAAAAACTGAGCTCCCCACAGCAATGGAAGCCAAGGTGTCGGTAGAAAAAAACTGGTGGACTCAATTTAATGACCCAGTTTTAAATCAACTGGTCGCGACGGCGCTGGAAAACAGCCAGAACTTGGCTTTAGTCACGGCCAAAGTCGATGAAGCTCGCGCTCGTTTAGGGATTGCGGATTCAGCCAAACTGCCACGGATCGATCTCAGTGGTCTTGGTGCACGCGCCCAGGCATCGCAAAACAGCACCGGACTTGATTTGCCGCCGAGCAACAACTTCCAACTGGCAGGCCAAGCATCTTGGGAGATTGATTTCTGGGGACGGGTACGAAACACCGCCACTGCAGCGCAACAAGACCTGATGGCGTTTGAGTACAATCGTGACGCCGCAATTTTGGCGCTCACCACCGAGGTGACGCAGAACTACTTCAATTTGCGGGCTTTGGATGCGCAACTAGAGATCACCAAGCACACGGTTCAATCTCGTTTTGAAGCGTATGATTTGCAACAAAAACGCTATCGTGGCGGCGTCACATCAGAATTAGATGTGAAACAAGCAGAAGTTGAGCTCGCCAATGCGCGAAGTAATTTGCCTGATTTTAAGGAGGCAATTACACGACTTGAAAGTGCACTCAGCGTCTTGGTCGGACAATCTCCGCGCGCCATGATGGAGCAAGGTATTGGACGCGGCAAATCGATTTCTGAACTACAAATCGACAATGAAATTCCGGACCAACTGAGCTCAGAATTATTGTTGCAACGCCCAGATATCGCCCAAGCAGAAGCTAATTTATTAGCCACACGCGCTCGAGTGCAAGTTGCTCGCGCAGCTTACTTTCCACGCATCTCGCTTACGGGCTTGCTTGGCGTGCAAAGTAACAGCTTAGACACCTTATTTAATCAAGGCACTCGAGGCTGGTCTTTTGCGGGCGATTTAGCTATGCCTCTGTTTAATGGTGGCCTAACAGCAGCGCAAATTGATCAAGCAAAAGCACAAGAAAAGCAAGCTGTTGCGCAGTATCAACTTGCAATTCAAACCGCATTTGCCGAAACCCGCTCAAGCTTAATTGTTAATCAAACGGTACAAGCTAAAACTGGTTTTGAACAAACACAAGTGAGCGCATTAAAGCAGCAGCTAAAACTAGCTACACTCCGTTATGACAATGGATACTCAAGTTATCTTGAAGTGCTTGATGCACAACGTAGTTTATTTAACTCTCAATTAAATTTGGTTAAAGCACAACGCAACCAAATTAATGCCAGAGTTGAGCTGTATAAAGCCCTTGGCGGTGGCTGGTCTAAAATACAAGCAGTGGAGTAATAAGAAATTCAGTAAAAGCCAATCGCAATGATTGGCTTTTACTGGAAATAAATACGACTGGTTTTCACATCTTTCTTTACTCATAAAAACATTGAAATTCAGTCACATTTGAAATGTAGATTCTGATATAATTTATCACTTCTGCGGGCGTCGTATAATGGTAATACCCTAGCTTCCCAAGCTAGAGCCGTGAGTTCGATTCTCATCGCCCGCTCCAAATGTAATAAAAAAGCCAAAGTGCATTTGCACTTTGGCTTTTTTATTACATTTCAGCATCACGATACTATCGTGCAATACCAATATGAAACCCTTGAAATATCTAAGCGCATATCCTGAGCATATTCAACAACGCGTCATTGCCATGATTTCCGCTCAACAACTCGGGCCACTACTTGCTCAGCGCTATCCAAATCAGCACGGCATTCAAACCGACAAAATGCTGTATGACTATACGCTTGCAATTAAAAATGAATTCTTAAAAAATGCGCCCGCCATCTCGAAAGTTATCTTTGACAGTAAAATCAAAGACATTCAACATGCCTTGGGCACACACATGCAAATTTCACGCATTCAAGGCAATAAACTAAAAGCAAAGCATGAAATTCGCATTGCCAGTTTATTTAAAAACACGCCGCCAGAATTTTTAAAGATGATTACAACACACGAGTTGGCACATCTTAAAATCAAAGAGCACAACAAAGCCTTTTATCAGCTATGCCAACATATTGAACCACAATATATGCAGCTTGAATTTGATTTGCGCCTGTATCTCACTCACTTAGAGCATCAAGCATCGCTAGCATGACCCATCGATGCCTGAATAAACTCATCCATCGATATGCCAGCGGCGGCCAATTGCGCCTGTAAAGACTCCATCAGCTCACGCTTTTTTCTTTGGCGGGCAATGCGCTGACTATTGGAGCGCTCTTGCTCCTGCTTCAGGATATGCCAAGTCTCGGTATTGAATAAATCTGCTGCTGAATTCAATTTTTAAATCCACTCCTGTTAATCATGGTGATTATATTAATAACCGCGTCTCTGTTTGCGACGCTTAGCCTTGCTGTTTGGCACACTGAGCTCAACCGACTTTGGTAGGCTATCAGCAAGAGCCTGAGCTTCGCTGTCTTTTAATTTAGACTTTTTTGAAAAAAGATGGGTAATACTTTTAATTAAATTCATTTTAAACTCAAAAATAAAACAATAATCATAAAAACAAACGAGACAGCGTTAGCGACAGTTTTTTTCAATAAAAACAGTTTTTTCGGCGATTTCTTGCTCTTTTTGTTTGTAAGGCAAGTACTCCATATCCCCGTTTTGATTGCTCACTTGTTTAAATAGCTTGGCCCCCTTCAAAAAGGCCAATCGCTTCTCTGCCGCAGCACAGGCCTGCTCATCTTTCGCCAGCTTGGTAGGAGTAGTCGGCGATGATACTGCAGTAGCAGGCGTCGAAGCTTTAACCGCCACTGCGGATGCAACGACAGTCTTCGGCACTTCAGTAATAATAATTGTTTCTTTAAACCCAAGTGGCTGCGCCTTGGCCTTAGCGGCAGGCGGCGGTTGATCAGAATACACCACCTTACCTGAATCGTCTTTCCACTTATAAACTTCAGCCTGAGCCCCAACACTTAAAACGCATAACAACAGAATCAAACTACGCATTATTCCACCTCAATTCATTATGACTCGTATCAAAGCGACAAAGTACTCAAGCCAGCTTATTACATTGGGCCAAAGCAACAAAATTAAAACCTAGCGACACATCATCACTAGGTTTTTTATCGCTTAGTCAATTAATTGCGCAGCAATGCTTGTATATAACGACGCACACCTTCTTGCACAGTCAGAAACTTCTCAGCATAGCCAGCTTCTCGCAACAAGGTTAAATCCGCCTCAGTAAAGCACTGATACTTCCCTTTCAAAGCATCAGGAAACTCAGTGTATTCTAAGATACCTTGCGCCAACAACTCTTCTAACGATAACACCGGCAAGCCAGCTAACTCACGGCAAGTATTGACCGCCGTAATCGCAATATCATTAAATGGCTGCGAATGCCCTGTGCCCACATTGTAAATGCCGCACACTTCAGGATTATCTAAAAACCACAGATTGACTTTCACGACATCTTCAACAGAGACAAAATCGCGCGTATGGCCGCCAGCAGGATAACCGCCGTACTCGCCAAATAGCTTAACTTTTCCGGTTGCTTGATATTGATTAAAATGATGGAATGCCACCGACGCCATTCTTTCTTTATGCCATTCTCGTGGGCCATACACATTAAAATAACGGAAACCAGCGACTTGTGCAGTTATTTCACCATTGGCAATTCGTTCACGCAATACTTGATCAAAAAGTAATTTCGAATAACCATAAACATTAAGCGGGCTTTCACAGTCAGGTGTTTCAATAAAACCATTATCACCATTACCATAAGTTGCTGCAGAAGAAGCATAAAGAAACTGCACTTGCTCTGACTGACACCAATCAAACAATGCCAAAGTATATTGATAGTTATTATCCATCATATATTTGCCATTATGCTCCATGGTATCGGAACATGCACCTTGATGAATAATGGCACTAATTGCACCATCAAAAGCACCTGCGGCTAATTCTTCGATAAAATCATTTTTATCTAAGTAATGCGCAATTTTCAAATCGACTAAATTTTTAAATTTATCGCCGCGCGTTAAATTATCAACGGCAATAATATCAAATTCACCGCGCTCATTGAGCGTTTTAATAATATTCGAACCAATAAAGCCTGCAGCACCTGTTACAACAATACTCATATCACACCTCTTTTGATTCGTTTTTCACTCGGCAACACAGTGCCAAAAATAGCCATGCACCATGCGGCATCCATTGCTCAGTCCAGCGCCAGCTATTGGCCATAGTGGCCACTTCCGCAGTTTTAAAGTCAATATCGGCTTCATCGTCAAAGCCACTAGTAATCCCATTACACACACCACCTGGCGCATTATAAAACCCTGGCTCATACCGTGGATTATTGCGACCCCAGCCTTGCAACATACATGCATCATAGGGATTAGCGCCTAAAATCCAATCCAGCGCTGACTGACCGTACTTGGCGATTTGCGCAGAGAATTCAGCATCATCGGCAAATAAACATTGCACCTGCGCCGCTGCGGCAACAATCGACGCCAAACGGGCATTTTCACCCTGCCACCAATACCCTGATTCATTTTGATGCGGAATAAAGAACTGGGTATTGCCCTCTAAACCATTATGTTTAACATATTGACGCGGATACCCAAATGGATTATTCACGTCGGCATAAGTAATTTTAATCTCAAACGTATACGCCAAGCGCAGCGCAGCACGGATTGAATCTAAGTAAGTGGATTCTGGCGCGACCTCAATAAATCGCAACAAAGCGATATACAGCAAACCGGCTTCAGCGGCGTGAAAATAACTACGCGCACCTAAATCATCAGCACGGAACCAACCTTCTGGCTGCTGACGCGCCAAAATTTGCTGCACACGGCGCTCGGCCGCAGCCAAATACACACCATCGGCAGTCACATCCCACAATTCTGACGCTGCCAACAATGCGCAATAATCATCAATAATGTTTTCTGTTTGATCTTCTAAATACGCCAGGTTATTCGCTTCTAAATGCGCAAATCCACGACTCGCAGCGAGCAAATAATCCGCCCGACCAAAGCTTTCGCCATCGCGTGACAACTGTGACGCGCGGGCCAACGCAGCAATCGCCATGCCACCGCCTTGTCGGTAAGCTGCTTGATAACTGGCGTATTTATCCCCTTTCTGGGTTTTATATTCGCAAATGTCTCGTCGATTTTCGTCTTTACTCCACTGATCAAACACCGTCATGTAAAAATATCCGGCGGGATCTTGCATGCGAACCAAAAAGTCTGCGCCATGCAAAGCTTCATCGACCATGCGCTCGTCAAACCATTTTAACTGCGCGGGCAATCGTGAATAGCCATCAATTAAATTC contains:
- a CDS encoding efflux RND transporter permease subunit, translating into MFSKFFIERPIFASVISIIIVILGLAGMKSLPIEQYPGITPPVVSVTAFFPGATPEVIAQTVAAPLEQQINGVEKMLYVQSGSASNGQMNMNVYFAIGTDPDQATINVNNRVSAAMAQLPEEVKRQGVTVKKKSTSILNVIAINSPNGRYDTTYLSNYALLNIVDEIKRIPGVGDLTMFGGTDYAMRVWLRPDRLAQLSLTPSDVISAIREQNAQFSAGKIGAQPTTEAIDFTYTVNAQGRLKSVEEFNNIIVRSTADGATIRLKDVARVEIGGKDYDLKASINGKSAVAMGIYLQPGANAIGVAAAITKKMDELKKRFPEGIEYSIPYDTTTFVKISIEEVVHTLAEAIVLVFLVVYLFLQNFRATLIPCIAVPISLIGTFAGMLAFGFSINLLTLFGLVLAIGIVVDDAIVVLENVERIMSETKCSAKDASIKAMEEVSGPVVAIVLVLCAVFLPVAFMGGMTGVMYQQFAVTIAISVVISGIVALTLTPALCAIMLKNAHHEPNRFFKAFNRNFDKITNGYVSGVSFLNRRVAIAFMIFAGIIASMFVLLKQVPSSLVPDEDQGYLLSAVMLPDAASLNRTEATSASFDKMLMANKNVENVVSFAGFDLLSGAVISSGGVSFVTLKDWSERQGKGDSSFDLANTFQGMAYMGIKDGFAATFNPPPISGMSTTGGIEGYYQNRGTGDIATFSAAVNEFVAQAKKRPEFASVSTTFRANVPQIYLDLDREKAKALGVNVNQVFDAMSATFGQVYVNDFNQFGRTYRVQLQSEADYRARPDDIRNVYVRSDKGTMIPLTSLVHVKTSMGPELVERFNVFQAAKIMATPAQGVSSGQAIKALEEVEAEMGATDYKLEWTGSAYQEQASSGTAATAFLMGILMVFLILAAQYERWSLPFAVITAVPFALFGALLAVYLTGQTNNVYFQVGLITLVGLAAKNAILIVEFAIMKYEEGETLLNAALEAARLRFRPIVMTSLAFILGCVPLVTSSGAGSGSRFALGVPVIGGMLAATFIAIFFIPLFFRLIMQMTEKKSKPEGENHA
- a CDS encoding efflux transporter outer membrane subunit, whose translation is MLKTILSLSVALAFTGCAFTPDNVLPKTELPTAMEAKVSVEKNWWTQFNDPVLNQLVATALENSQNLALVTAKVDEARARLGIADSAKLPRIDLSGLGARAQASQNSTGLDLPPSNNFQLAGQASWEIDFWGRVRNTATAAQQDLMAFEYNRDAAILALTTEVTQNYFNLRALDAQLEITKHTVQSRFEAYDLQQKRYRGGVTSELDVKQAEVELANARSNLPDFKEAITRLESALSVLVGQSPRAMMEQGIGRGKSISELQIDNEIPDQLSSELLLQRPDIAQAEANLLATRARVQVARAAYFPRISLTGLLGVQSNSLDTLFNQGTRGWSFAGDLAMPLFNGGLTAAQIDQAKAQEKQAVAQYQLAIQTAFAETRSSLIVNQTVQAKTGFEQTQVSALKQQLKLATLRYDNGYSSYLEVLDAQRSLFNSQLNLVKAQRNQINARVELYKALGGGWSKIQAVE
- a CDS encoding YgjP-like metallopeptidase domain-containing protein gives rise to the protein MKPLKYLSAYPEHIQQRVIAMISAQQLGPLLAQRYPNQHGIQTDKMLYDYTLAIKNEFLKNAPAISKVIFDSKIKDIQHALGTHMQISRIQGNKLKAKHEIRIASLFKNTPPEFLKMITTHELAHLKIKEHNKAFYQLCQHIEPQYMQLEFDLRLYLTHLEHQASLA
- a CDS encoding DUF4124 domain-containing protein, translated to MRSLILLLCVLSVGAQAEVYKWKDDSGKVVYSDQPPPAAKAKAQPLGFKETIIITEVPKTVVASAVAVKASTPATAVSSPTTPTKLAKDEQACAAAEKRLAFLKGAKLFKQVSNQNGDMEYLPYKQKEQEIAEKTVFIEKNCR
- the rfaD gene encoding ADP-glyceromanno-heptose 6-epimerase, which produces MSIVVTGAAGFIGSNIIKTLNERGEFDIIAVDNLTRGDKFKNLVDLKIAHYLDKNDFIEELAAGAFDGAISAIIHQGACSDTMEHNGKYMMDNNYQYTLALFDWCQSEQVQFLYASSAATYGNGDNGFIETPDCESPLNVYGYSKLLFDQVLRERIANGEITAQVAGFRYFNVYGPREWHKERMASVAFHHFNQYQATGKVKLFGEYGGYPAGGHTRDFVSVEDVVKVNLWFLDNPEVCGIYNVGTGHSQPFNDIAITAVNTCRELAGLPVLSLEELLAQGILEYTEFPDALKGKYQCFTEADLTLLREAGYAEKFLTVQEGVRRYIQALLRN
- a CDS encoding glycoside hydrolase family 9 protein; the protein is MNFLFNHLGFAPNAEKVALIEAPVDQLAGKTFTVFDANTRQAVLRGAITPQGSVAKWKNWHFWGADFSALTTVGEYFVVVDDLHPPLVSHRFAIAEGLFAGQMLSDLVHYIKGQRCTGIYNQADLSRPKWGSDERRDVSGGWYDASGDCSKYLSHLAFSQFMNPQQTPQVVWNLIDGYSRLPAQLKWFDERMVDEALHGADFLVRMQDPAGYFYMTVFDQWSKDENRRDICEYKTQKGDKYASYQAAYRQGGGMAIAALARASQLSRDGESFGRADYLLAASRGFAHLEANNLAYLEDQTENIIDDYCALLAASELWDVTADGVYLAAAERRVQQILARQQPEGWFRADDLGARSYFHAAEAGLLYIALLRFIEVAPESTYLDSIRAALRLAYTFEIKITYADVNNPFGYPRQYVKHNGLEGNTQFFIPHQNESGYWWQGENARLASIVAAAAQVQCLFADDAEFSAQIAKYGQSALDWILGANPYDACMLQGWGRNNPRYEPGFYNAPGGVCNGITSGFDDEADIDFKTAEVATMANSWRWTEQWMPHGAWLFLALCCRVKNESKEV